A window of Rhododendron vialii isolate Sample 1 chromosome 13a, ASM3025357v1 contains these coding sequences:
- the LOC131312362 gene encoding subtilisin-like protease SBT5.6 isoform X1 — translation MKGQCFITSCFLISFLLSASSARLQVYIVYIGEHREGKMSSEIEDDHHSYLQLAKNRSKLEAKASLVYSYKNIINGFSAWLTPHEAAKLSEMEEVVSVFKSRPRKYSLQTTRSWDFVNLLEREQHLNGINKEEEELLQKANGGEDVIVGVLDSGVWPESQSFSDEGMGPVPPSWNGTCELGDDFEASNCNRKIIGARYYLKGYEAYYGPLNNAQDYRSPRDKDGHGTHTASTIGGRRVPDISLMGGFGNGTATGGAPLARLAIYKVCWPIPGQPKVAGNTCFDEDMIAAFDDAIADGVDVLSISIIPYSLAPYEKDGIAIGALHAVKRNVVVVCSAGNNGPAPSTVRNVAPWILTVGASSIDRVFSSPVLLGNGQKIEGQTVTPFKLDKMYPLVYAGNSEIPGTTTNDTTGLCLHGTLSPALVEGKIVVCLSGYSFNVEKGLEVKRAGGIGFVLQNPVNGIGIAVDDHVLPGTAVFSNDSVTILNYIRASNSPTAMLIPPETVLGSRPAPFMAAFSSMGPNGLQPNILKPDITAPGLNILAAWSEASSPTKLPEDDRVVKYNIDSGTSVSCPHVAAAAALIKAIHPDWSSAAIRSALMTTAETNNNVYTPITDAMENPATPFHYGSGHFQPAKAVDPGLVYDATYDDYLVFLCNTSATKFDPSFQCPEGIPSPSDLNYPSLAIVRLQGTVTVNRTVTHVSSTRSVYTSTFVPPTGYSVEISPLVLEFSYVGEKKSFTVTVNVVSGSGRVGNEYSFGWYMWSDGTHRVRSPIVMSSA, via the exons ATGAAGGGGCAATGTTTCATCACCTCCTGTTTTCTCATCAGCTTCCTTCTCTCGGCCTCATCTGCTCGACTCCAG GTTTATATTGTCTACATTGGAGAGCACAGAGAAGGAAAGATGTCAAGCGAAATAGAAGATGATCATCACTCTTATCTACAATTAGCAAAGAATAGATCCAAACTGGAAGCTAAAGCTTCTCTGGTTTACAGTTACAAGAACATAATCAATGGCTTTTCGGCCTGGCTCACCCCACATGAAGCTGCCAAGTTATCCG AGATGGAGGAAGTGGTTTCAGTTTTCAAAAGCCGGCCGAGAAAATACAGTCTTCAAACTACTAGATCATGGGACTTTGTGAACTTACTTGAAAGGGAACAACATTTGAATGGCattaataaagaagaagaagaactctTACAGAAAGCCAACGGCGGAGAAGATGTTATTGTTGGGGTCTTGGATAGTG GCGTATGGCCGGAGTCACAAAGTTTTAGTGATGAAGGGATGGGTCCCGTTCCACCTTCATGGAATGGAACCTGCGAACTTGGGGACGATTTTGAAGCATCTAATTGTAACAG GAAAATAATTGGAGCTAGATACTATCTAAAGGGATATGAGGCATATTATGGACCTCTAAACAACGCACAGGATTATCGGTCACCCCGAGATAAAGATGGGCATGGAACTCACACAGCTTCAACCATAGGAGGCCGAAGAGTCCCTGACATTTCATTGATGGGCGGCTTTGGCAATGGAACGGCCACTGGTGGGGCCCCACTTGCCCGCCTTGCCATCTACAAAGTGTGCTGGCCAATCCCAGGCCAGCCTAAAGTTGCGGGGAACACATGCTTCGATGAGGACATGATTGCAGCCTTTGACGACGCCATTGCTGATGGGGTGGATGTACTCAGCATCTCCATTATACCATATAGTCTTGCCCCATATGAAAAAGATGGGATTGCGATTGGGGCATTACACGCTGTGAAGAGAAATGTTGTGGTGGTGTGTAGTGCTGGGAATAACGGCCCTGCTCCTTCAACTGTGAGAAATGTGGCTCCTTGGATCCTCACTGTTGGTGCGAGTAGCATAGACCGAGTGTTCAGTTCCCCGGTTTTACTAGGAaatggccagaaaattgag GGGCAGACGGTGACTCCATTTAAGCTGGACAAGATGTACCCACTAGTTTATGCCGGAAACTCGGAAATCCCCGGTACAACCACCAACGACACAACCGG GCTATGTCTCCATGGAACTCTCTCCCCAGCTCTTGTCGAAGGAAAAATTGTCGTGTGCCTAAGTGGGTATTCGTTCAATGTTGAGAAGGGTTTGGAGGTGAAACGCGCTGGTGGGATTGGTTTCGTTCTGCAGAATCCTGTGAATGGCATAGGAATAGCCGTTGATGATCATGTGCTCCCGGGAACAGCAGTGTTTTCTAATGATTCAGTCACGATTCTCAACTATATTAGAGCTAGTAATAGTCCAACGGCGATGTTGATCCCTCCGGAAACTGTCTTGGGCAGTAGACCAGCACCGTTCATGGCAGCGTTCTCTTCCATGGGTCCGAATGGCCTCCAACCTAATATACTCAAG CCTGACATCACTGCGCCTGGACTGAATATCTTGGCCGCATGGAGCGAAGCATCCTCTCCCACAAAGCTGCCTGAAGATGACCGAGTTGTGAAGTATAACATTGACTCTGGAACTTCAGTGTCTTGCCCTCATGTAGCTGCTGCAGCTGCACTCATCAAGGCCATACACCCTGATTGGAGCAGTGCTGCAATAAGATCTGCCCTCATGACCACAG CCGAGACAAATAACAACGTATATACACCAATAACAGATGCCATGGAAAATCCTGCCACCCCATTTCATTATGGATCCGGCCACTTCCAACCAGCAAAAGCAGTTGATCCCGGTCTTGTTTATGATGCAACGTACGACGACTACCTTGTCTTCCTCTGCAACACCAGTGCCACTAAATTCGATCCATCGTTCCAATGTCCTGAGGGAATTCCGTCACCAAGTGACCTGAATTACCCCTCTCTTGCTATCGTGAGACTCCAAGGCACCGTGACAGTGAACAGGACTGTAACACATGTCAGTAGCACTAGAAGTGTGTACACTTCAACGTTTGTGCCCCCGACCGGGTACTCTGTTGAGATCTCTCCGCTAGTTTTGGAGTTCAGTTACGTGGGGGAGAAGAAGAGCTTCACTGTCACGGTTAATGTGGTAAGCGGGAGCGGGAGAGTGGGAAATGAGTACTCATTTGGTTGGTACATGTGGAGTGATGGGACTCACAGGGTAAGAAGTCCCATTGTAATGTCTTCGGCATGA
- the LOC131312362 gene encoding subtilisin-like protease SBT5.6 isoform X2, producing the protein MFHHLLFSHQLPSLGLICSTPEMEEVVSVFKSRPRKYSLQTTRSWDFVNLLEREQHLNGINKEEEELLQKANGGEDVIVGVLDSGVWPESQSFSDEGMGPVPPSWNGTCELGDDFEASNCNRKIIGARYYLKGYEAYYGPLNNAQDYRSPRDKDGHGTHTASTIGGRRVPDISLMGGFGNGTATGGAPLARLAIYKVCWPIPGQPKVAGNTCFDEDMIAAFDDAIADGVDVLSISIIPYSLAPYEKDGIAIGALHAVKRNVVVVCSAGNNGPAPSTVRNVAPWILTVGASSIDRVFSSPVLLGNGQKIEGQTVTPFKLDKMYPLVYAGNSEIPGTTTNDTTGLCLHGTLSPALVEGKIVVCLSGYSFNVEKGLEVKRAGGIGFVLQNPVNGIGIAVDDHVLPGTAVFSNDSVTILNYIRASNSPTAMLIPPETVLGSRPAPFMAAFSSMGPNGLQPNILKPDITAPGLNILAAWSEASSPTKLPEDDRVVKYNIDSGTSVSCPHVAAAAALIKAIHPDWSSAAIRSALMTTAETNNNVYTPITDAMENPATPFHYGSGHFQPAKAVDPGLVYDATYDDYLVFLCNTSATKFDPSFQCPEGIPSPSDLNYPSLAIVRLQGTVTVNRTVTHVSSTRSVYTSTFVPPTGYSVEISPLVLEFSYVGEKKSFTVTVNVVSGSGRVGNEYSFGWYMWSDGTHRVRSPIVMSSA; encoded by the exons ATGTTTCATCACCTCCTGTTTTCTCATCAGCTTCCTTCTCTCGGCCTCATCTGCTCGACTCCAG AGATGGAGGAAGTGGTTTCAGTTTTCAAAAGCCGGCCGAGAAAATACAGTCTTCAAACTACTAGATCATGGGACTTTGTGAACTTACTTGAAAGGGAACAACATTTGAATGGCattaataaagaagaagaagaactctTACAGAAAGCCAACGGCGGAGAAGATGTTATTGTTGGGGTCTTGGATAGTG GCGTATGGCCGGAGTCACAAAGTTTTAGTGATGAAGGGATGGGTCCCGTTCCACCTTCATGGAATGGAACCTGCGAACTTGGGGACGATTTTGAAGCATCTAATTGTAACAG GAAAATAATTGGAGCTAGATACTATCTAAAGGGATATGAGGCATATTATGGACCTCTAAACAACGCACAGGATTATCGGTCACCCCGAGATAAAGATGGGCATGGAACTCACACAGCTTCAACCATAGGAGGCCGAAGAGTCCCTGACATTTCATTGATGGGCGGCTTTGGCAATGGAACGGCCACTGGTGGGGCCCCACTTGCCCGCCTTGCCATCTACAAAGTGTGCTGGCCAATCCCAGGCCAGCCTAAAGTTGCGGGGAACACATGCTTCGATGAGGACATGATTGCAGCCTTTGACGACGCCATTGCTGATGGGGTGGATGTACTCAGCATCTCCATTATACCATATAGTCTTGCCCCATATGAAAAAGATGGGATTGCGATTGGGGCATTACACGCTGTGAAGAGAAATGTTGTGGTGGTGTGTAGTGCTGGGAATAACGGCCCTGCTCCTTCAACTGTGAGAAATGTGGCTCCTTGGATCCTCACTGTTGGTGCGAGTAGCATAGACCGAGTGTTCAGTTCCCCGGTTTTACTAGGAaatggccagaaaattgag GGGCAGACGGTGACTCCATTTAAGCTGGACAAGATGTACCCACTAGTTTATGCCGGAAACTCGGAAATCCCCGGTACAACCACCAACGACACAACCGG GCTATGTCTCCATGGAACTCTCTCCCCAGCTCTTGTCGAAGGAAAAATTGTCGTGTGCCTAAGTGGGTATTCGTTCAATGTTGAGAAGGGTTTGGAGGTGAAACGCGCTGGTGGGATTGGTTTCGTTCTGCAGAATCCTGTGAATGGCATAGGAATAGCCGTTGATGATCATGTGCTCCCGGGAACAGCAGTGTTTTCTAATGATTCAGTCACGATTCTCAACTATATTAGAGCTAGTAATAGTCCAACGGCGATGTTGATCCCTCCGGAAACTGTCTTGGGCAGTAGACCAGCACCGTTCATGGCAGCGTTCTCTTCCATGGGTCCGAATGGCCTCCAACCTAATATACTCAAG CCTGACATCACTGCGCCTGGACTGAATATCTTGGCCGCATGGAGCGAAGCATCCTCTCCCACAAAGCTGCCTGAAGATGACCGAGTTGTGAAGTATAACATTGACTCTGGAACTTCAGTGTCTTGCCCTCATGTAGCTGCTGCAGCTGCACTCATCAAGGCCATACACCCTGATTGGAGCAGTGCTGCAATAAGATCTGCCCTCATGACCACAG CCGAGACAAATAACAACGTATATACACCAATAACAGATGCCATGGAAAATCCTGCCACCCCATTTCATTATGGATCCGGCCACTTCCAACCAGCAAAAGCAGTTGATCCCGGTCTTGTTTATGATGCAACGTACGACGACTACCTTGTCTTCCTCTGCAACACCAGTGCCACTAAATTCGATCCATCGTTCCAATGTCCTGAGGGAATTCCGTCACCAAGTGACCTGAATTACCCCTCTCTTGCTATCGTGAGACTCCAAGGCACCGTGACAGTGAACAGGACTGTAACACATGTCAGTAGCACTAGAAGTGTGTACACTTCAACGTTTGTGCCCCCGACCGGGTACTCTGTTGAGATCTCTCCGCTAGTTTTGGAGTTCAGTTACGTGGGGGAGAAGAAGAGCTTCACTGTCACGGTTAATGTGGTAAGCGGGAGCGGGAGAGTGGGAAATGAGTACTCATTTGGTTGGTACATGTGGAGTGATGGGACTCACAGGGTAAGAAGTCCCATTGTAATGTCTTCGGCATGA